Part of the Rhodothermales bacterium genome, CGACGACCGCCTGCCCGACCCCGATCCGCTACCGACGGACTCGGCGGCTTTCACCGAGGCGGTGCTCACTGCGAGCCTTACGCTCGCGGCCGGCCGGCAGGAGATCGAAACCCTGGGTCGCCAGCTCCGGGCCACGAACGCCTCGGCCCTGGTGCCGGCGCTGTCGGTGGGCGCCGAGGCGGTCCGCGAAGGCGGTTGGGAGGCCGGCCCGGTCGTGGCGCTGCCGGTGCCGGTGTTCGACCGCGGCCAGGCCCGCAAGGCGATGGCCGCGGCGCATCTGCGCCGGCGTCAGGCCCGGTACCTGGAGCAGGCCGCGCAGGTCCGCGCCGAGGCCCGCATCGCCCGCGAAGCCCTCCGCCTCGCCCACGAAACGGCGTCGCGGTACCGCGAGATCATCCTACCCATCGCCGGCCAGGTCACGGCCGAGACCCAGCAGCTTTACAACGCCATGCAAGTCGGCGTTTTCCAGCTGCTCGATGCCCGCCGGCAGGAGATCGAGGCCGGCACGGCCTACCTGGACGCGCTCCACGCCTACCATCTCGCCAGCACTCGCTACAACCTTCTCCTGCAGGGCGGCGCGTCCGAGGCCGGCGCGTCAACATCCCCATCCACCGTTCCTGTTCTCCCCGTCACCCGAATCCACTGACACCCCATGTCCATCTCCCGACGCGAAATGCTTCTCGCTGGCGCGGCTGCCCTGGGTAGCGCGCTCGTAGTGCCCACCGCCGGCGCCGCACCCTCCCGGCCCGGGCTTCCCGGCGCCGATTATACCCCTGTCGTGACCCCCAACGGCGCCTCGTTGCCGTGGCGGATCGTCGACGGCGTAAAGGTCTTCCACCTCGTGGCCGAGGAGGTCTGGCACGAGTTCGCGCCGGGCCTCTCTGCCACCTGTTGGGGCTACAACGGCCGCGTGCACGGTCCCACGATCGAGGCCGTCGAGGGGGATCGGATCCGGATCTACGTCACCAACCGCCTGCCGGCGGCGACGTCCGTGCACTGGCACGGGGTGTTGCTCCCGAACGGGATGGATGGGGTGGCCGGCCTCAACCAACGCGCGATCGCGCCGGGTGAGACGTTTATGTACGAGTACGATGTCCGCCAGCACGGCACGTTTATGTACCACTCCCACCACGACGAGATGGTGCAGATGGGGATGGGGTTGATGGGGATGATGGTGTTTCATCCACGCCGGCTGGCGCCGCGCGTGGACCGCGACTACGTCCTCCTCCTCAGCCAGTGGCGGGTGGATGTGGGGACATCGCGGCCGGACCCGAACGAAATGATCGACTTCAACATCCTCACCCTCAACGCGCGCTCCTTTCCAGGGACCGACGCCCTGCTCGCCCGCCGGGGCGAAAAAGTGCGAATCCGGATCGGCAACCTGAGTGCGATGCACCACCACCCGATCCACTTCCACGGTCACTTCCTCACCGTCACCGCCACCGATGGCGGTCCGATTCCGGCCTCGGCGCAGTTTCCCGAAACCACCGTGTTAGTGCCCGTCGGGACGACGCGAGACGTCGAGTTCGTGGCGGACAACCCCGGCGACTGGGCGCTGCACTGCCACATGACGCACCACGTGATGAACCAGATGGGCCACGGCCTGCCGAACCTGATCGGGGCTAACGTCGATGGGTTGAATCAGGCGGTGCGCCCGCTGCTGCCGGGCTACATGACGATGG contains:
- a CDS encoding copper oxidase — translated: MSISRREMLLAGAAALGSALVVPTAGAAPSRPGLPGADYTPVVTPNGASLPWRIVDGVKVFHLVAEEVWHEFAPGLSATCWGYNGRVHGPTIEAVEGDRIRIYVTNRLPAATSVHWHGVLLPNGMDGVAGLNQRAIAPGETFMYEYDVRQHGTFMYHSHHDEMVQMGMGLMGMMVFHPRRLAPRVDRDYVLLLSQWRVDVGTSRPDPNEMIDFNILTLNARSFPGTDALLARRGEKVRIRIGNLSAMHHHPIHFHGHFLTVTATDGGPIPASAQFPETTVLVPVGTTRDVEFVADNPGDWALHCHMTHHVMNQMGHGLPNLIGANVDGLNQAVRPLLPGYMTMGDTGMADHGEHLEHGHMPAPANSIAMRGAPGPFGYVAMGGMFTLVKIREELPPDGADPGWYDHPAGTVAAPADEAAMRRDGVEV